In Tenebrio molitor chromosome 8, icTenMoli1.1, whole genome shotgun sequence, a genomic segment contains:
- the Hrb27C gene encoding heterogeneous nuclear ribonucleoprotein 27C isoform X7 has translation MRMLRMPEMVDEDEKGKLFVGGLSWETTQDNLQRFFSRYGEVIDCVVMKNAESGRSRGFGFVTFSDPANVNSVLQNGPHTLDGRTIDPKPCNPRTLQKPKKGGGYPKVFLGGLPSNVTETDLRTFFTRFGKVMEVVIMYDQEKKKSRGFGFLSFEDEEAVDRCVAEHFVNLNGKQVEIKKAEPRDGSGGNKMGGADPSSAWGPPQAPMGMMQGPNGQMGGPPMNLGAPMGPNMMQSYQGWGTSPQQQSYAGYGTPSGPGSYQGWGAPPAPQGPPPQWGNNYGGPPQQQGYGSYGPSAGSGTSWNSWNMAQNSGSTGPSGDYASGDSYSGGPQRGSGYNTPSQSYHPYRR, from the exons ATGAGAATGTTGAGGATGCCCGAGATGGTGGACGAGGACGAGAAAGG CAAACTCTTTGTAGGGGGCTTGTCTTGGGAGACAACCCAGGACAATCTTCAACGATTTTTCTCTAGATATGGCGAAGTGATCGATTGCGTTGTTATGAAAAATGCAGAATCTGGCCGTTCTAGAGGATTTGGTTTCGTTACATTTTCAGATCCAGCCAATGTAAATTCTGTACTGCAAAATGGCCCACATACACTAGACGGAAG AACTATCGATCCGAAACCATGTAATCCAAGAACATTACAAAAGCCCAAGAAGGGCGGAGGCTATCCTAAAGTATTTTTAGGAGGTTTACCCTCCAATGTGACGGAGACCGATCTGAGGACGTTCTTCACCCGGTTCGGGAAGGTTATGGAAGTTGTTATCATGTACGACCAGGAGAAGAAAAAATCGAGAG GTTTCGGTTTCCTGTCGTTCGAAGACGAGGAGGCGGTCGACAGGTGCGTCGCCGAGCATTTCGTGAACCTCAACGGCAAACAG GTGGAGATCAAGAAGGCAGAGCCGCGCGACGGCTCCGGCGGTAACAAGATGGGTGGCGCGGATCCGTCGTCTGCTTGGGGTCCGCCCCAGGCGCCCATGGGCATGATGCAGGGTCCCAACGGTCAGATGGGCGGACCGCCGATGAACCTCGGCGCTCCGATGGGTCCCAACATGATGCAGAGCTACCAAGGTTGGGGCACGTCCCCCCAACAGCAGAGCTACGCCGGATACGGAACGCCGTCCGGACCGGGGTCGTACCAGGGATGGGGGGCCCCACCGGCACCCCAAGGGCCTCCGCCTCAATGGGGTAACAACTACGGAGGACCGCCTCAACAACAAGGATACGGATCTTACG GTCCGAGCGCCGGCAGCGGAACCAGCTGGAACAGTTGGAACATGGCGCAGAACAGCGGTTCGACTGGTCCGTCAG GTGATTACGCATCAGGAGATTCGTACTCCGGAGGGCCGCAACGGGGATCTGGATATAACACACCTTCACAATCATACCATCCGTACAGACgataa
- the Hrb27C gene encoding heterogeneous nuclear ribonucleoprotein 27C isoform X5, whose translation MKNAESGRSRGFGFVTFSDPANVNSVLQNGPHTLDGRTIDPKPCNPRTLQKPKKGGGYPKVFLGGLPSNVTETDLRTFFTRFGKVMEVVIMYDQEKKKSRGFGFLSFEDEEAVDRCVAEHFVNLNGKQVEIKKAEPRDGSGGNKMGGADPSSAWGPPQAPMGMMQGPNGQMGGPPMNLGAPMGPNMMQSYQGWGTSPQQQSYAGYGTPSGPGSYQGWGAPPAPQGPPPQWGNNYGGPPQQQGYGSYGPSAGSGTSWNSWNMAQNSGSTGPSGYITGDMYSRGQSGPGGPATPSAPPNMSSSGGSSKPGSDYNYGYGSYASAADAGGYGAPPRSYGSDGSSQVSGYSSQPPNADDIPNTSPSVLLNRPSGVKSKRSLVNNSTVGDYASGDSYSGGPQRGSGYNTPSQSYHPYRR comes from the exons ATGAAAAATGCAGAATCTGGCCGTTCTAGAGGATTTGGTTTCGTTACATTTTCAGATCCAGCCAATGTAAATTCTGTACTGCAAAATGGCCCACATACACTAGACGGAAG AACTATCGATCCGAAACCATGTAATCCAAGAACATTACAAAAGCCCAAGAAGGGCGGAGGCTATCCTAAAGTATTTTTAGGAGGTTTACCCTCCAATGTGACGGAGACCGATCTGAGGACGTTCTTCACCCGGTTCGGGAAGGTTATGGAAGTTGTTATCATGTACGACCAGGAGAAGAAAAAATCGAGAG GTTTCGGTTTCCTGTCGTTCGAAGACGAGGAGGCGGTCGACAGGTGCGTCGCCGAGCATTTCGTGAACCTCAACGGCAAACAG GTGGAGATCAAGAAGGCAGAGCCGCGCGACGGCTCCGGCGGTAACAAGATGGGTGGCGCGGATCCGTCGTCTGCTTGGGGTCCGCCCCAGGCGCCCATGGGCATGATGCAGGGTCCCAACGGTCAGATGGGCGGACCGCCGATGAACCTCGGCGCTCCGATGGGTCCCAACATGATGCAGAGCTACCAAGGTTGGGGCACGTCCCCCCAACAGCAGAGCTACGCCGGATACGGAACGCCGTCCGGACCGGGGTCGTACCAGGGATGGGGGGCCCCACCGGCACCCCAAGGGCCTCCGCCTCAATGGGGTAACAACTACGGAGGACCGCCTCAACAACAAGGATACGGATCTTACG GTCCGAGCGCCGGCAGCGGAACCAGCTGGAACAGTTGGAACATGGCGCAGAACAGCGGTTCGACTGGTCCGTCAG GTTACATTACAGGGGATATGTATTCGCGCGGTCAATCTGGTCCGGGTGGCCCGGCCACCCCCAGTGCGCCGCCGAACATGTCCTCGTCGGGCGGGAGCTCGAAGCCGGGCTCCGACTACAACTACGGCTACGGATCGTACGCCTCCGCGGCCGATGCCGGCGGCTACGGCGCGCCGCCCCGTTCCTACGGCAGCGACGGCAGCAGCCAAGTGAGCGGATACTCCTCGCAGCCTCCTAACGCAG ATGATATCCCTAACACGAGTCCTTCCGTCCTGCTTAATAGACCGTCTGGTGTCAAGTCTAAACGTTCACTTGTGAATAATTCTACCGTAGGTGATTACGCATCAGGAGATTCGTACTCCGGAGGGCCGCAACGGGGATCTGGATATAACACACCTTCACAATCATACCATCCGTACAGACgataa
- the Hrb27C gene encoding heterogeneous nuclear ribonucleoprotein 27C isoform X4: MRMLRMPEMVDEDEKGKLFVGGLSWETTQDNLQRFFSRYGEVIDCVVMKNAESGRSRGFGFVTFSDPANVNSVLQNGPHTLDGRTIDPKPCNPRTLQKPKKGGGYPKVFLGGLPSNVTETDLRTFFTRFGKVMEVVIMYDQEKKKSRGFGFLSFEDEEAVDRCVAEHFVNLNGKQVEIKKAEPRDGSGGNKMGGADPSSAWGPPQAPMGMMQGPNGQMGGPPMNLGAPMGPNMMQSYQGWGTSPQQQSYAGYGTPSGPGSYQGWGAPPAPQGPPPQWGNNYGGPPQQQGYGSYGPSAGSGTSWNSWNMAQNSGSTGPSGYITGDMYSRGQSGPGGPATPSAPPNMSSSGGSSKPGSDYNYGYGSYASAADAGGYGAPPRSYGSDGSSQVSGYSSQPPNAGDYASGDSYSGGPQRGSGYNTPSQSYHPYRR; the protein is encoded by the exons ATGAGAATGTTGAGGATGCCCGAGATGGTGGACGAGGACGAGAAAGG CAAACTCTTTGTAGGGGGCTTGTCTTGGGAGACAACCCAGGACAATCTTCAACGATTTTTCTCTAGATATGGCGAAGTGATCGATTGCGTTGTTATGAAAAATGCAGAATCTGGCCGTTCTAGAGGATTTGGTTTCGTTACATTTTCAGATCCAGCCAATGTAAATTCTGTACTGCAAAATGGCCCACATACACTAGACGGAAG AACTATCGATCCGAAACCATGTAATCCAAGAACATTACAAAAGCCCAAGAAGGGCGGAGGCTATCCTAAAGTATTTTTAGGAGGTTTACCCTCCAATGTGACGGAGACCGATCTGAGGACGTTCTTCACCCGGTTCGGGAAGGTTATGGAAGTTGTTATCATGTACGACCAGGAGAAGAAAAAATCGAGAG GTTTCGGTTTCCTGTCGTTCGAAGACGAGGAGGCGGTCGACAGGTGCGTCGCCGAGCATTTCGTGAACCTCAACGGCAAACAG GTGGAGATCAAGAAGGCAGAGCCGCGCGACGGCTCCGGCGGTAACAAGATGGGTGGCGCGGATCCGTCGTCTGCTTGGGGTCCGCCCCAGGCGCCCATGGGCATGATGCAGGGTCCCAACGGTCAGATGGGCGGACCGCCGATGAACCTCGGCGCTCCGATGGGTCCCAACATGATGCAGAGCTACCAAGGTTGGGGCACGTCCCCCCAACAGCAGAGCTACGCCGGATACGGAACGCCGTCCGGACCGGGGTCGTACCAGGGATGGGGGGCCCCACCGGCACCCCAAGGGCCTCCGCCTCAATGGGGTAACAACTACGGAGGACCGCCTCAACAACAAGGATACGGATCTTACG GTCCGAGCGCCGGCAGCGGAACCAGCTGGAACAGTTGGAACATGGCGCAGAACAGCGGTTCGACTGGTCCGTCAG GTTACATTACAGGGGATATGTATTCGCGCGGTCAATCTGGTCCGGGTGGCCCGGCCACCCCCAGTGCGCCGCCGAACATGTCCTCGTCGGGCGGGAGCTCGAAGCCGGGCTCCGACTACAACTACGGCTACGGATCGTACGCCTCCGCGGCCGATGCCGGCGGCTACGGCGCGCCGCCCCGTTCCTACGGCAGCGACGGCAGCAGCCAAGTGAGCGGATACTCCTCGCAGCCTCCTAACGCAG GTGATTACGCATCAGGAGATTCGTACTCCGGAGGGCCGCAACGGGGATCTGGATATAACACACCTTCACAATCATACCATCCGTACAGACgataa
- the Hrb27C gene encoding heterogeneous nuclear ribonucleoprotein 27C isoform X2: MRMLRMPEMVDEDEKGKLFVGGLSWETTQDNLQRFFSRYGEVIDCVVMKNAESGRSRGFGFVTFSDPANVNSVLQNGPHTLDGRTIDPKPCNPRTLQKPKKGGGYPKVFLGGLPSNVTETDLRTFFTRFGKVMEVVIMYDQEKKKSRGFGFLSFEDEEAVDRCVAEHFVNLNGKQVEIKKAEPRDGSGGNKMGGADPSSAWGPPQAPMGMMQGPNGQMGGPPMNLGAPMGPNMMQSYQGWGTSPQQQSYAGYGTPSGPGSYQGWGAPPAPQGPPPQWGNNYGGPPQQQGYGSYGPSAGSGTSWNSWNMAQNSGSTGPSGDMYSRGQSGPGGPATPSAPPNMSSSGGSSKPGSDYNYGYGSYASAADAGGYGAPPRSYGSDGSSQVSGYSSQPPNADDIPNTSPSVLLNRPSGVKSKRSLVNNSTVGDYASGDSYSGGPQRGSGYNTPSQSYHPYRR, from the exons ATGAGAATGTTGAGGATGCCCGAGATGGTGGACGAGGACGAGAAAGG CAAACTCTTTGTAGGGGGCTTGTCTTGGGAGACAACCCAGGACAATCTTCAACGATTTTTCTCTAGATATGGCGAAGTGATCGATTGCGTTGTTATGAAAAATGCAGAATCTGGCCGTTCTAGAGGATTTGGTTTCGTTACATTTTCAGATCCAGCCAATGTAAATTCTGTACTGCAAAATGGCCCACATACACTAGACGGAAG AACTATCGATCCGAAACCATGTAATCCAAGAACATTACAAAAGCCCAAGAAGGGCGGAGGCTATCCTAAAGTATTTTTAGGAGGTTTACCCTCCAATGTGACGGAGACCGATCTGAGGACGTTCTTCACCCGGTTCGGGAAGGTTATGGAAGTTGTTATCATGTACGACCAGGAGAAGAAAAAATCGAGAG GTTTCGGTTTCCTGTCGTTCGAAGACGAGGAGGCGGTCGACAGGTGCGTCGCCGAGCATTTCGTGAACCTCAACGGCAAACAG GTGGAGATCAAGAAGGCAGAGCCGCGCGACGGCTCCGGCGGTAACAAGATGGGTGGCGCGGATCCGTCGTCTGCTTGGGGTCCGCCCCAGGCGCCCATGGGCATGATGCAGGGTCCCAACGGTCAGATGGGCGGACCGCCGATGAACCTCGGCGCTCCGATGGGTCCCAACATGATGCAGAGCTACCAAGGTTGGGGCACGTCCCCCCAACAGCAGAGCTACGCCGGATACGGAACGCCGTCCGGACCGGGGTCGTACCAGGGATGGGGGGCCCCACCGGCACCCCAAGGGCCTCCGCCTCAATGGGGTAACAACTACGGAGGACCGCCTCAACAACAAGGATACGGATCTTACG GTCCGAGCGCCGGCAGCGGAACCAGCTGGAACAGTTGGAACATGGCGCAGAACAGCGGTTCGACTGGTCCGTCAG GGGATATGTATTCGCGCGGTCAATCTGGTCCGGGTGGCCCGGCCACCCCCAGTGCGCCGCCGAACATGTCCTCGTCGGGCGGGAGCTCGAAGCCGGGCTCCGACTACAACTACGGCTACGGATCGTACGCCTCCGCGGCCGATGCCGGCGGCTACGGCGCGCCGCCCCGTTCCTACGGCAGCGACGGCAGCAGCCAAGTGAGCGGATACTCCTCGCAGCCTCCTAACGCAG ATGATATCCCTAACACGAGTCCTTCCGTCCTGCTTAATAGACCGTCTGGTGTCAAGTCTAAACGTTCACTTGTGAATAATTCTACCGTAGGTGATTACGCATCAGGAGATTCGTACTCCGGAGGGCCGCAACGGGGATCTGGATATAACACACCTTCACAATCATACCATCCGTACAGACgataa
- the Hrb27C gene encoding heterogeneous nuclear ribonucleoprotein 27C isoform X1 gives MRMLRMPEMVDEDEKGKLFVGGLSWETTQDNLQRFFSRYGEVIDCVVMKNAESGRSRGFGFVTFSDPANVNSVLQNGPHTLDGRTIDPKPCNPRTLQKPKKGGGYPKVFLGGLPSNVTETDLRTFFTRFGKVMEVVIMYDQEKKKSRGFGFLSFEDEEAVDRCVAEHFVNLNGKQVEIKKAEPRDGSGGNKMGGADPSSAWGPPQAPMGMMQGPNGQMGGPPMNLGAPMGPNMMQSYQGWGTSPQQQSYAGYGTPSGPGSYQGWGAPPAPQGPPPQWGNNYGGPPQQQGYGSYGPSAGSGTSWNSWNMAQNSGSTGPSGYITGDMYSRGQSGPGGPATPSAPPNMSSSGGSSKPGSDYNYGYGSYASAADAGGYGAPPRSYGSDGSSQVSGYSSQPPNADDIPNTSPSVLLNRPSGVKSKRSLVNNSTVGDYASGDSYSGGPQRGSGYNTPSQSYHPYRR, from the exons ATGAGAATGTTGAGGATGCCCGAGATGGTGGACGAGGACGAGAAAGG CAAACTCTTTGTAGGGGGCTTGTCTTGGGAGACAACCCAGGACAATCTTCAACGATTTTTCTCTAGATATGGCGAAGTGATCGATTGCGTTGTTATGAAAAATGCAGAATCTGGCCGTTCTAGAGGATTTGGTTTCGTTACATTTTCAGATCCAGCCAATGTAAATTCTGTACTGCAAAATGGCCCACATACACTAGACGGAAG AACTATCGATCCGAAACCATGTAATCCAAGAACATTACAAAAGCCCAAGAAGGGCGGAGGCTATCCTAAAGTATTTTTAGGAGGTTTACCCTCCAATGTGACGGAGACCGATCTGAGGACGTTCTTCACCCGGTTCGGGAAGGTTATGGAAGTTGTTATCATGTACGACCAGGAGAAGAAAAAATCGAGAG GTTTCGGTTTCCTGTCGTTCGAAGACGAGGAGGCGGTCGACAGGTGCGTCGCCGAGCATTTCGTGAACCTCAACGGCAAACAG GTGGAGATCAAGAAGGCAGAGCCGCGCGACGGCTCCGGCGGTAACAAGATGGGTGGCGCGGATCCGTCGTCTGCTTGGGGTCCGCCCCAGGCGCCCATGGGCATGATGCAGGGTCCCAACGGTCAGATGGGCGGACCGCCGATGAACCTCGGCGCTCCGATGGGTCCCAACATGATGCAGAGCTACCAAGGTTGGGGCACGTCCCCCCAACAGCAGAGCTACGCCGGATACGGAACGCCGTCCGGACCGGGGTCGTACCAGGGATGGGGGGCCCCACCGGCACCCCAAGGGCCTCCGCCTCAATGGGGTAACAACTACGGAGGACCGCCTCAACAACAAGGATACGGATCTTACG GTCCGAGCGCCGGCAGCGGAACCAGCTGGAACAGTTGGAACATGGCGCAGAACAGCGGTTCGACTGGTCCGTCAG GTTACATTACAGGGGATATGTATTCGCGCGGTCAATCTGGTCCGGGTGGCCCGGCCACCCCCAGTGCGCCGCCGAACATGTCCTCGTCGGGCGGGAGCTCGAAGCCGGGCTCCGACTACAACTACGGCTACGGATCGTACGCCTCCGCGGCCGATGCCGGCGGCTACGGCGCGCCGCCCCGTTCCTACGGCAGCGACGGCAGCAGCCAAGTGAGCGGATACTCCTCGCAGCCTCCTAACGCAG ATGATATCCCTAACACGAGTCCTTCCGTCCTGCTTAATAGACCGTCTGGTGTCAAGTCTAAACGTTCACTTGTGAATAATTCTACCGTAGGTGATTACGCATCAGGAGATTCGTACTCCGGAGGGCCGCAACGGGGATCTGGATATAACACACCTTCACAATCATACCATCCGTACAGACgataa
- the Hrb27C gene encoding heterogeneous nuclear ribonucleoprotein 27C isoform X6 encodes MRMLRMPEMVDEDEKGKLFVGGLSWETTQDNLQRFFSRYGEVIDCVVMKNAESGRSRGFGFVTFSDPANVNSVLQNGPHTLDGRTIDPKPCNPRTLQKPKKGGGYPKVFLGGLPSNVTETDLRTFFTRFGKVMEVVIMYDQEKKKSRGFGFLSFEDEEAVDRCVAEHFVNLNGKQVEIKKAEPRDGSGGNKMGGADPSSAWGPPQAPMGMMQGPNGQMGGPPMNLGAPMGPNMMQSYQGWGTSPQQQSYAGYGTPSGPGSYQGWGAPPAPQGPPPQWGNNYGGPPQQQGYGSYGPSAGSGTSWNSWNMAQNSGSTGPSGYITGDMYSRGQSGPGGPATPSAPPNMSSSGGSSKPGSDYNYGYGSYASAADAGGYGAPPRSYGSDGSSQVSGYSSQPPNAVGNVLA; translated from the exons ATGAGAATGTTGAGGATGCCCGAGATGGTGGACGAGGACGAGAAAGG CAAACTCTTTGTAGGGGGCTTGTCTTGGGAGACAACCCAGGACAATCTTCAACGATTTTTCTCTAGATATGGCGAAGTGATCGATTGCGTTGTTATGAAAAATGCAGAATCTGGCCGTTCTAGAGGATTTGGTTTCGTTACATTTTCAGATCCAGCCAATGTAAATTCTGTACTGCAAAATGGCCCACATACACTAGACGGAAG AACTATCGATCCGAAACCATGTAATCCAAGAACATTACAAAAGCCCAAGAAGGGCGGAGGCTATCCTAAAGTATTTTTAGGAGGTTTACCCTCCAATGTGACGGAGACCGATCTGAGGACGTTCTTCACCCGGTTCGGGAAGGTTATGGAAGTTGTTATCATGTACGACCAGGAGAAGAAAAAATCGAGAG GTTTCGGTTTCCTGTCGTTCGAAGACGAGGAGGCGGTCGACAGGTGCGTCGCCGAGCATTTCGTGAACCTCAACGGCAAACAG GTGGAGATCAAGAAGGCAGAGCCGCGCGACGGCTCCGGCGGTAACAAGATGGGTGGCGCGGATCCGTCGTCTGCTTGGGGTCCGCCCCAGGCGCCCATGGGCATGATGCAGGGTCCCAACGGTCAGATGGGCGGACCGCCGATGAACCTCGGCGCTCCGATGGGTCCCAACATGATGCAGAGCTACCAAGGTTGGGGCACGTCCCCCCAACAGCAGAGCTACGCCGGATACGGAACGCCGTCCGGACCGGGGTCGTACCAGGGATGGGGGGCCCCACCGGCACCCCAAGGGCCTCCGCCTCAATGGGGTAACAACTACGGAGGACCGCCTCAACAACAAGGATACGGATCTTACG GTCCGAGCGCCGGCAGCGGAACCAGCTGGAACAGTTGGAACATGGCGCAGAACAGCGGTTCGACTGGTCCGTCAG GTTACATTACAGGGGATATGTATTCGCGCGGTCAATCTGGTCCGGGTGGCCCGGCCACCCCCAGTGCGCCGCCGAACATGTCCTCGTCGGGCGGGAGCTCGAAGCCGGGCTCCGACTACAACTACGGCTACGGATCGTACGCCTCCGCGGCCGATGCCGGCGGCTACGGCGCGCCGCCCCGTTCCTACGGCAGCGACGGCAGCAGCCAAGTGAGCGGATACTCCTCGCAGCCTCCTAACGCAG TTGGAAACGTGTTGGCTTGA
- the Hrb27C gene encoding heterogeneous nuclear ribonucleoprotein 27C isoform X3: MEEYEYGKLFVGGLSWETTQDNLQRFFSRYGEVIDCVVMKNAESGRSRGFGFVTFSDPANVNSVLQNGPHTLDGRTIDPKPCNPRTLQKPKKGGGYPKVFLGGLPSNVTETDLRTFFTRFGKVMEVVIMYDQEKKKSRGFGFLSFEDEEAVDRCVAEHFVNLNGKQVEIKKAEPRDGSGGNKMGGADPSSAWGPPQAPMGMMQGPNGQMGGPPMNLGAPMGPNMMQSYQGWGTSPQQQSYAGYGTPSGPGSYQGWGAPPAPQGPPPQWGNNYGGPPQQQGYGSYGPSAGSGTSWNSWNMAQNSGSTGPSGYITGDMYSRGQSGPGGPATPSAPPNMSSSGGSSKPGSDYNYGYGSYASAADAGGYGAPPRSYGSDGSSQVSGYSSQPPNADDIPNTSPSVLLNRPSGVKSKRSLVNNSTVGDYASGDSYSGGPQRGSGYNTPSQSYHPYRR, translated from the exons ATGGAAGAATACGAGTACGG CAAACTCTTTGTAGGGGGCTTGTCTTGGGAGACAACCCAGGACAATCTTCAACGATTTTTCTCTAGATATGGCGAAGTGATCGATTGCGTTGTTATGAAAAATGCAGAATCTGGCCGTTCTAGAGGATTTGGTTTCGTTACATTTTCAGATCCAGCCAATGTAAATTCTGTACTGCAAAATGGCCCACATACACTAGACGGAAG AACTATCGATCCGAAACCATGTAATCCAAGAACATTACAAAAGCCCAAGAAGGGCGGAGGCTATCCTAAAGTATTTTTAGGAGGTTTACCCTCCAATGTGACGGAGACCGATCTGAGGACGTTCTTCACCCGGTTCGGGAAGGTTATGGAAGTTGTTATCATGTACGACCAGGAGAAGAAAAAATCGAGAG GTTTCGGTTTCCTGTCGTTCGAAGACGAGGAGGCGGTCGACAGGTGCGTCGCCGAGCATTTCGTGAACCTCAACGGCAAACAG GTGGAGATCAAGAAGGCAGAGCCGCGCGACGGCTCCGGCGGTAACAAGATGGGTGGCGCGGATCCGTCGTCTGCTTGGGGTCCGCCCCAGGCGCCCATGGGCATGATGCAGGGTCCCAACGGTCAGATGGGCGGACCGCCGATGAACCTCGGCGCTCCGATGGGTCCCAACATGATGCAGAGCTACCAAGGTTGGGGCACGTCCCCCCAACAGCAGAGCTACGCCGGATACGGAACGCCGTCCGGACCGGGGTCGTACCAGGGATGGGGGGCCCCACCGGCACCCCAAGGGCCTCCGCCTCAATGGGGTAACAACTACGGAGGACCGCCTCAACAACAAGGATACGGATCTTACG GTCCGAGCGCCGGCAGCGGAACCAGCTGGAACAGTTGGAACATGGCGCAGAACAGCGGTTCGACTGGTCCGTCAG GTTACATTACAGGGGATATGTATTCGCGCGGTCAATCTGGTCCGGGTGGCCCGGCCACCCCCAGTGCGCCGCCGAACATGTCCTCGTCGGGCGGGAGCTCGAAGCCGGGCTCCGACTACAACTACGGCTACGGATCGTACGCCTCCGCGGCCGATGCCGGCGGCTACGGCGCGCCGCCCCGTTCCTACGGCAGCGACGGCAGCAGCCAAGTGAGCGGATACTCCTCGCAGCCTCCTAACGCAG ATGATATCCCTAACACGAGTCCTTCCGTCCTGCTTAATAGACCGTCTGGTGTCAAGTCTAAACGTTCACTTGTGAATAATTCTACCGTAGGTGATTACGCATCAGGAGATTCGTACTCCGGAGGGCCGCAACGGGGATCTGGATATAACACACCTTCACAATCATACCATCCGTACAGACgataa